One Comamonas sp. 26 genomic region harbors:
- the acpS gene encoding holo-ACP synthase: MIYGIGTDICDVRRIRESLEKHGERFAKKILADGELATWKARSERWPERGIRYMATRFSAKEAFSKAIGMGMVMPMTWRHCEVIKLPSGQPAIRLHGALKEWFEKNNLTVHLSVTDESDYAASFCVVEKMSPP; this comes from the coding sequence ATGATCTACGGCATAGGTACGGACATCTGCGACGTGCGCCGCATTCGCGAGAGTCTGGAAAAGCATGGCGAGCGCTTTGCCAAAAAGATTCTGGCTGATGGTGAGCTGGCGACCTGGAAGGCCCGCAGTGAGCGCTGGCCCGAGCGCGGCATTCGCTATATGGCCACACGCTTTTCGGCCAAAGAAGCGTTTAGCAAGGCGATTGGTATGGGCATGGTCATGCCCATGACCTGGCGGCATTGCGAGGTCATCAAACTGCCCAGCGGCCAGCCTGCCATTCGCCTGCATGGCGCACTCAAAGAGTGGTTTGAAAAAAACAATCTGACCGTGCACCTGTCGGTCACGGATGAAAGTGACTACGCAGCCAGTTTCTGCGTGGTCGAAAAAATGTCTCCCCCCTGA
- the nagZ gene encoding beta-N-acetylhexosaminidase yields the protein MSMHAPLIIDIAGTSLTDVDRARLAHPLVGGIILFKRNWEDRSALVQLCADIKAVKPDLLISVDHEGGRVQRFRTDGFTHIPPMRAFGEMWMDDGKGKKHREGSGAMRAMNAATAAGYVLGTELRACGVDFSFTPVLDLDYGESSVIGDRSFHRDPRVVAALAKSLMHGLLQAGMGNCGKHFPGHGFVKADSHVDIPVDKRGLSAILDEDAAPYPWLSSVLTAVMPAHVIYPKVDKRPAGFSEKWLKDILRSRLRYDGAIFSDDLSMEGARRINGELISFTDAALAALNAGCDMVLLCNQSLGFGEHVDELLDGMDGALRDGRWLPDEDSESRRLSLLPDTEPQTWDDLMRQPAYLDALNQLP from the coding sequence ATGAGCATGCACGCCCCTCTCATCATCGATATTGCAGGTACCTCCCTCACCGATGTAGACCGCGCCCGTCTGGCCCACCCGCTGGTGGGCGGCATCATCCTCTTCAAGCGCAACTGGGAAGACCGCAGCGCGCTGGTCCAGCTGTGCGCTGACATCAAGGCCGTCAAGCCTGACTTGTTGATCAGCGTGGACCACGAAGGCGGTCGCGTGCAGCGCTTTCGTACCGATGGCTTTACCCACATTCCGCCCATGCGCGCCTTTGGCGAGATGTGGATGGATGACGGCAAGGGCAAAAAACACCGCGAAGGCAGCGGCGCCATGCGCGCCATGAATGCCGCCACGGCTGCGGGTTATGTGCTGGGTACGGAGTTGCGCGCCTGCGGCGTGGACTTCAGCTTCACGCCCGTGCTGGACCTGGACTATGGCGAATCTTCGGTCATCGGCGACCGCAGCTTTCACCGCGACCCGCGCGTGGTGGCAGCCCTGGCCAAGAGCTTGATGCACGGCCTGCTGCAGGCGGGCATGGGCAATTGTGGCAAGCATTTCCCCGGCCACGGTTTTGTGAAAGCCGATTCGCATGTCGATATCCCTGTCGACAAACGCGGCCTGAGCGCCATTCTCGATGAAGATGCGGCCCCATACCCGTGGCTGAGCAGCGTGCTGACTGCGGTGATGCCTGCTCATGTCATCTACCCCAAGGTGGACAAGCGCCCCGCAGGCTTTAGCGAGAAATGGCTCAAAGACATTCTGCGCAGCCGCCTGCGCTATGACGGTGCCATCTTCAGCGATGACCTGAGCATGGAGGGTGCGCGCCGTATCAATGGTGAGCTGATTAGCTTTACCGATGCCGCGCTGGCCGCGCTGAATGCAGGTTGCGATATGGTGCTGCTGTGCAACCAGAGCCTTGGCTTTGGCGAGCATGTGGATGAATTGCTGGACGGCATGGATGGCGCGCTGCGTGATGGCCGCTGGCTGCCCGACGAAGACAGCGAATCGCGCCGCCTATCGCTGTTACCCGATACCGAACCTCAGACATGGGACGACTTGATGCGTCAGCCTGCTTATCTGGATGCGTTGAATCAGCTGCCCTGA